In the genome of Paenibacillus sp. GP183, the window TAAATTGCAAAAATTTAACTTCCTTGACCGGTCTTGATGAACTGCCTTCGTTACAATTGCTGCGTATCTTCAAAACATCAATTGATTTTGATTCCTTTATAAGGCAGAAGTTACCAAAATCTTTATCTACGTTATACTTTGCAACTTCGAAAAGTAAGGTGGATCACGAGATTCAAAAGTCGTTGTTTAAGATGGGACTTCAAAAGGATTGAAGTCGGTAATGCCGGACAGTAAGAATGGCATTAATTAAGCTAACGGATTACGAATTTCCATGAAATGCCAGATAGCATAGAACATTTTTTTTGATGGTCCATGATGCTGCACATTAGTTTCTGATTTAGAAGGTATATTCTTCTGCTTTTAGTTAACACTGAGAATAAAAGATGTTCTCGAGGTGATAGAGTTGCACACACTATGGAAAGGTGCAATCTCATTTGGAATGGTAAACATTTCAGTAAAGATGCAAGCTGCTACTGAAGATAAAGATATTTCCATGAAACAAATTCATAAGTTGTGGAACCCATATTTCATATATCAAAACATGTTTAACTTGTGAAAAGGAAGTTGAATTGGTAAGTATTATTAAAGGTTATGAGTACGAAAAAGGGAAACACGTTTTATTCGAAAAAGAGGAATTGGATTCAGAAACTCTCTCAGACGATTATTTTTATACAACAAAATATTAAGGTTTATATCTTCAATAGACTGGAAATACTTGATAGTGTAACGAGTTATGAGGGAGTGTAAAAAATGATTAATCGAGAACAATTGAATAAGTTTAAAACTGAAATTGAGAAATTTATTATTGATGGTGAACATTCTTTTTTATTTCTTCAAGGTGATTCTGGATCAGGAAAAACAACTGCGATTAAAGAATTGATTAAAGAGGTTAGACAGCGTGAATCACGTAATTTTATTACCTACCTACATGCCCCACTCCCAGCCACTGAACGAAACATTTATCAGGCACTCTTGTTGTCCTTGCAGTTGAATTTTACAGTCAAGCGAACTCAATTCGAAATGTTCAAGATTGTAGAAAATGTCATTTCTGTCACTTTTGGAGAAACTGGAGTACCCACTGTGTTCGTGATTGACGATGCTGAAAACCTGAAGTTCGGCAACTGGTCACAATCAATCGAATCTTTTAAACAATTGGCAGAAATCGCCGGTGCAAAATTCATTTTCTGCAGTGCGAAAGATTTGGTCCCTTCAACTCCGATAAGCATCTTAAGAAAAAGCTGCACACATCGGCTTGAAACTGCCTGACATCACATTTAAAAATAGACCGTCGCCAAAGCGCGATGGTCTATTTTTTTTTGCTTAGCTTTAAAGGCGCCATTTTATCTTACGGAAAAGCCTAAAAGCGACAATTCATATTACAGAGTACGCCATTTATATTGTACAAAAAGAACTGTTTTGGCGCATCAAAAATGACAAAACTAATTACAGTTATCAAAAAACATGGGTACAAGCAACTCAATGGAGCTTGTTCTATTGAGATTTTTTACATAGAAGAAGCAGAAGAAGAGAAAGTTGAGCTATTAATACCTGTCGAATAACATTCCAGTTATGAAGAGAAAAAAGAAAGTCTTATATTCTCTTATTCGCTAACGGAGAACGATAGCTTCATAACAAAGATCAAGCAGGCTGCCGGTGATAAAACGGTGGCCTGCTGTGCAAACGGGCAAGATAGTTCATATGACGGTAGAAATTTTCATAAAGTATTTAATGTCCAACAGCATTATTTAACTTGTAAGAAGTGTTTGAAATTTTTAAAGAAGTATTAAATGGTAAAATTGAACAAAGATATCGTGGACAGTATCAGTAAAAAGGAAGGAGACTGTATTTGAGAAACATACTCAACTTACTGGTTACATTTTTTGTTTTTTGGTTTGGGAGTCAATACTTCAATCAGTATATATCCATATCGGATACAAAAACATTGATACTTGCAACAGTGCTTATGTTTGTTATCAGTTTCATTTACGGTTTTTTATTAACAGTTTCAATGATTTCCATTGTAATTGGGATTGGTTGTTTAACGACTCCATTGTTAGTCGTAGCTTCTCTTGTGTTGACACCAATAAAGTTATGGCTTCTTAATAAGTATTTAACGGGATTTGAAATTCATGGTTTTTGGACATATGTGATTCTTACCATTGTATTGAGCATCTTTACAGTAAAAGTAAAAAGCAAAAAGGATTGAAGGGTTAAGATTTTATCAGGAGAAGAAAACAGGCTAACGGAGAACGTGTATTATGAAAATAAAGTATTAGACTGAATTGGTGTTGTGATGAACCGAGAATTAAGAGCAAGCAGCATCTCCAAATATTTGAACAGGGCGACGATTTTTATCAGATTGGGTCGTCATTTGAAAAAAAAAGCTTGAATTACTGACATAACGTTGTCAGTAGCCCCAGGCTATACTGAATCTTGCAGATGAGCTCAGCTCATTCAATCCATCCTTAAAAGGAGGCTTTTCCCATGTTCGTCACCGTGGAAAATTTTATCGAAGAATACCGGGAAGAAACGAAATTGACGCAAAAACTGCTGGATTCCCTGACGGATGATTCCTTGAAGCAAGAGGTCGCCCCGGGCTATCGCACGCTTGGGTTTCTCGCTTGGCATCTCGTGCCGTCGGGCGGCATTTTGCATCAAGTCGATCTGAGATTCGACACCCCAACGAAGAGCGCGGAAGCTCCGGAATCCGCCGTTGCCATCGCTCGCGCTTACCGTTCGGCTGCCCAAGCTGTTATGGACACCGTACGGTCCCAGTGGACGGATGAAAAACTGCAGGAACCCGTAAGCATATTTGGCCAACAATGGAAGAATGGATTTGTACTGGACATGTTCCTTCGGCATGAAGTGCATCATCGCGGTCAGCTCACCCTTTTGATGCGCCAGGCGGGACTGCCCATTACGGGCGTATATGGACCGTCCAAGGAAGAATGGGAGCAAATGGGGATGAAAGCTCCGGTTTAAAAGGCGTTTCGTACGTCGGCAATTTGCTGAATGCAGGGATAGTATAGATCTGAGTGATTGGCGGGTAGGCCAAGCCGCGTTTACGGCCCCAACCTTGATTTAAGTAACGGAAATTATAGTTGAGTTAACTATGAAGGCTGCCGCGTGCAGCCTTTTCTCAACTAACGGGCAGGATTTTTGAATGACTTTCACGAATATCCTGAATTCATGCTATATATTAATAATTAAAACCGATAAGTGAGGGGATTTCATGGAGAAGAACTTTATTGATTTAAGTCATACCATTGAAGATGGATTAATTACTTATAAGGGCCTCCCTGCACCGCTTATTTGCGACTACTTGAGTAGAGAAGCATCGAAAGAAATTTATGAAGAAGGTACTGAATTTCAAATCGGAAAGATTGAAATGGTTGCCAATACAGGGACATATATGGATACACCGTTTCACAGATATCGCGATGGAAAGGATTTATCGGAAGTAGATTTTCATTCTTTTGCAGGTGTTGAGAGTGAAAGTCATTAGAATAGATGACATGAATATAAAAGTGATTGATGAAACTTTTTTTAAAGGAATTGAATTAGTGGGGAAAGCAGTATTAGTGCATACGGGATGGGACAAACATTGGAATACGGATCAATATTTTGAAGATCATCCTCATCTAACAAGGGGTGCGGCAGAGTATTTAGCAGAACGAAAAGTGGCTATCGTGGGCATTGATTCCATGAATATTGATTGTACAAGAGGCAAGTCTAGGCCAGTCCATTCGATTTTGCTTGGAGCGGATATCCCAATAGTAGAACATCTATGCAATTTGCATTTACTTCCTGAAAGAGGCTTTCGCTTTTATGCAGTTCCGCCAAAAATAAAAAAAATGGGGTCATTTCCAGTAAGAGCATTTGGAGAGCTATTGTGATAATTTCAAGAGTTATTGGGCTATTCCAGCAGATGCCAGCAGGAAGCTTGCCGTACACAACCAAAATGCCCTCAATCCCATTATAGGAAAGAGTGCTTTAATGTAATTCAATTATTGAGAAAATTTCTTTTTTAGCAAATAAGGAGCGGCTGCAGGCCGTTCTGTTTTATGTAGTCAATAATTTTACAAATGCAGGTTCCCTTCCGGAGAACAGAAAAAGAGCATGCATTAACGGGGGGGTCCGCCAATGCATGCCAATTCGAAGAACATTTTTATTAGTATGTGTATTGCTGCTATTTGTGCAGAGATCCTATTAAATTATGAAGGTGGAAAGAATTATGACTAACAAAATAAAGAGAACTAAGATAAAAGCGAAATGACGTCCAAATCCTCCAACAAAGCTCATTTGTATTCACTCCTTTCCACCAATATACAATACTATATTTTTTTATTTCGGAAATGCTTGGGGTAAATGCTATATCTAAAAGTCTAATTTAATGTCCAAACATAGAAAACTAGATTTCGGCCTTGGTTATACACCCTGTAAACAAAGGCGTTATAATTAAAGAAAGAAATATTTAAATAGAGGCACTTTATGAGCATAACCCAAATTGAAGCTGCTGCACTCATCGTCAAGCACCAAAAAGACGCATATGGATGGGATACCACAGTTAAGGAAATCTTCTCGAATCCGTGACATAAAGTAGTAGGCTATGGATGGATTGCAAAGACGTATTATAAGATGGATAACTTTTACGAGTCACTTGGAGAGGCTACGGAGCCATACTCAGGCATGAGCGTTAAGATACTGAAGACTGCGGAGAGCTATGATAACTACATCCGGAGTAATGGAAAATGGGTATTTAACAGCAAGGTCACGATAGATATGTATTGAATCCTAGAGATCCGCAGCAACTCGTAATCTGGACAAAAATAAAAGGCAGTGTTGCGGATCGGCGGCAGCTGCCCCAAAGGAGTGTATATGAATAAACAAATCGAAGTGCAAAATTTAATCCTTAACGGGGTACAGCAAAGCCAGACACCTGTAACTGTAATCCTGGTGAATGGCTTTCAGATCCGAGGCACGATTAAGCATCACGATAACTTCACTGTTGAGGTAGATTCCGAAGGCAAGCAACAGGTGATTTACAAGCATGCTATATCAACGATCATTCCGATCAACCCGGTGAACATTAGTGGGGCTGTTCATTAAGTGGAAATCCTTTTTCATCTGAGAATTGCTCTCT includes:
- a CDS encoding ATP-binding protein, translated to MINREQLNKFKTEIEKFIIDGEHSFLFLQGDSGSGKTTAIKELIKEVRQRESRNFITYLHAPLPATERNIYQALLLSLQLNFTVKRTQFEMFKIVENVISVTFGETGVPTVFVIDDAENLKFGNWSQSIESFKQLAEIAGAKFIFCSAKDLVPSTPISILRKSCTHRLETA
- a CDS encoding DinB family protein, producing the protein MFVTVENFIEEYREETKLTQKLLDSLTDDSLKQEVAPGYRTLGFLAWHLVPSGGILHQVDLRFDTPTKSAEAPESAVAIARAYRSAAQAVMDTVRSQWTDEKLQEPVSIFGQQWKNGFVLDMFLRHEVHHRGQLTLLMRQAGLPITGVYGPSKEEWEQMGMKAPV
- a CDS encoding cyclase family protein, whose amino-acid sequence is MEKNFIDLSHTIEDGLITYKGLPAPLICDYLSREASKEIYEEGTEFQIGKIEMVANTGTYMDTPFHRYRDGKDLSEVDFHSFAGVESESH
- a CDS encoding YjcZ family sporulation protein, translating into MSFVGGFGRHFAFILVLFILLVIILSTFII
- a CDS encoding cyclase family protein codes for the protein MKVIRIDDMNIKVIDETFFKGIELVGKAVLVHTGWDKHWNTDQYFEDHPHLTRGAAEYLAERKVAIVGIDSMNIDCTRGKSRPVHSILLGADIPIVEHLCNLHLLPERGFRFYAVPPKIKKMGSFPVRAFGELL
- the hfq gene encoding RNA chaperone Hfq translates to MNKQIEVQNLILNGVQQSQTPVTVILVNGFQIRGTIKHHDNFTVEVDSEGKQQVIYKHAISTIIPINPVNISGAVH